DNA from Acetobacter aceti NBRC 14818:
AAGCAGGAGTGAAAACACATGTGCATGGCGACTGAAGCAAGCTCGTTTTAAAGAGGTGAGGCAGCAGAATATCCCAGCTGTAACAAAATCTCACGTCGCAACTTTAAAAAATAGGGATCATCCCTGTGGCGCTGGAAAGGCGCATCTACACGGATATCGGACAGTACGCGCGAACGGTTCGCGCCGCCCAGAACGATCACGCGCGTCGCCAGAAAGAGGGCTTCATCAACATCGTGAGTGACCATGATCGCGGTGAAATCACGTTCTTTCCACAGTCTGTGTAACTCCGTCTGCATCGTGAGCCGGGTCAGGGCGTCCAGCTTTCCCAGCGGTTCGTCGAGGATAAGCATGCGTGGATGGTTAACCAGCGCGCGTGCGAGCGCCGTACGCTGGGCCATTCCGCCTGAAAGCTGGTGCGGCCACGCTTTTTCAAACCCGTTCAGGCCGACGAGACGGATGGCCTCCTCGACAGCCCGCCTATCCCTCTTTCCGGAAATGTCCTGTGAAAGCGCGACATTCTGGCGTACGGTCCGCCACGGATAGAGCGTCGGGTCCTGAAACATCACGATCCGGTCCGGTCCGGTCCGGGACCGGTGACAGGCTGGCCGTCCACTTCAATCCAGCCAGCAGCCGGTTTCTCTAGCCCTGCGATCAGACGCAGCAGGGTCGATTTGCCACACCCGGACGGTCCGAGAAGGGCGACGAACTCACCCGCCTCCACGTTCAGGTTCATCTCGTGAATGACCGGGCGGTAAGCGCCGTCAATCTGATAGCCGTGTTCGACGCCGCGCACATGCAGGGCCAGTTCCTCGCCCGGCGCTTTCAGTTGAGCTGTCACCATTTGAGGCCGTCCTTCTGCCAGACAAGCAGTTTGTCTCGCACCCGGAAGAGCAGCGTGATCAGACCCGTGCACATGACCGACATCACCACGAGGGCCGCATACATGTTGGGATAGGCGGCCCATCCCTGCGCCCACTGCATGTAGAAGCCAAGGCCCGCCTTCACGCCCAGCATTTCGGCCACCACCAGCATGGCGAACGACGCGCCCAGCCCCATGAACAGACCGACGAAAATCTGCGGTAGGGCGGCAGGCAGCGCCACATGGAAGACAAGAAACCGCTCCTTCGCGCCCATGGTGCGGGCTACGTCATGAAAGGCCGGGTCCACGGCTGAGATGCCGGACCAGGTCAGAACCGCGACAGGAAAGGCGGAGGCCAGCATCATCAGGGCTTCACCGGCGACCCAGCTTGACGGGATCATCACGAAGGCCAGCGGCAGAAGTGCGACCGGGGGAAGAGGGCCGATCATACGCAGGACCGGATGCGCCCAGTAACGGAACCGCAGTGACCGTCCCAGCCCGATCCCCGTGGCAATGCCGATGAGCGAGCCCAGACCGTACCCCACCAGCAGCAGCCCGAGCGAATGCAGCAAAGAATTTCCGAGGCGCGACCAGTCCGTGAGAAAAACATCCAGCAGATCCTGCGGCGTGCCGAAGAAAGGGCGGGGCAGCAGGAGCAGTTTGGCCTGCACCACTTCCCATGCGCCCAGTCCCAGCCCGAGCGCCACCGCCCAGGCGGCCCGTTCTCGGAGCAGTTTCAGCGCGGCGCCAACCAGCAGAGCCACGCCCACCACGGCGAATCCGGCTGCCAGCGCGTCTGTGGCGGGGAAATCATCCGCGTCCGGCCAACGCCATGTCAGCAGGGCGGCCAGAAGCCAGACCGGGCCTGCAAACCATGCTATCGGTGACACCCGCGTCGCAGTCTTCTGGCTGGTAATTGCCGTATCCACCCCGAACGTCGCTTCCGCCCCGCTCATGATGCGAACAGATCCTGTGTGACACGCGCGGCGTAACGTGTGGTGTCGAGCGATGGTCGGAACACGCCGACTCCTTTCAGGGCTTCGGCATAACGCACGATCTCATCACGGAAAGAACCCGCAAGTGTCTGATGATGATGCCCCTGAATGCGGATCATCTCAGCCAGATCTTTCGCAGGAACTTTGGGGGCAAAAGGCTGGAATATTCTACCGGCTTCATCGGGGTTGCAGGCGAGCCACGCTCCCGCATCCATGATCGCACGGGTCACAGCCCGCGCCACATCCGGTTCATCGCGCACAAGACTGCCTCGCAGTCCGATGACGCAGCAGGCGGTATGCGCCCATGTGCCAGTCATGTTGCTGTCGATGTCGCACAGGTTGAACTGCTTCTTCTGCATCCAGCTGACAGGATCGGCATCCGAAATGGCCTGTACTTCGCCGCGCTGGAGAGCCAGCGGCAGCAGGTCCGGAGGAAAGGCACGCCACGAGACGTCCGTTTCCGGGTCTATTCCCACCTCTTTCAGACGAATGGAGAAGAAATTACGATCCGGTCCTCCCATGTCGGTCACACCGACCGTTTTGCCTTTCAGATCGCTCAAAGAGCGGATCGCGCTGTCATGCGCCGCCATCAGATACATGCAGCCCGCGTGAAGACCAGCTACGAGCTTGACGTCGAAGCCCTGCTGTAACGGCTTGAGCCACCGCAGCGCCATGCCGGGCGCTCCGTCAGCCTTACCCGTGGCTAGCGCTTCGAGAA
Protein-coding regions in this window:
- a CDS encoding ABC transporter substrate-binding protein; this translates as MTFSAFFSRRRLLGGLLSGAGAAALASRPLHAQDAMGHAEPCTAAITGAVTPLATPRKLTIAWNETAICTAAVPVAKEKGFFARHNIEVDYVNFGGATDQLLEALATGKADGAPGMALRWLKPLQQGFDVKLVAGLHAGCMYLMAAHDSAIRSLSDLKGKTVGVTDMGGPDRNFFSIRLKEVGIDPETDVSWRAFPPDLLPLALQRGEVQAISDADPVSWMQKKQFNLCDIDSNMTGTWAHTACCVIGLRGSLVRDEPDVARAVTRAIMDAGAWLACNPDEAGRIFQPFAPKVPAKDLAEMIRIQGHHHQTLAGSFRDEIVRYAEALKGVGVFRPSLDTTRYAARVTQDLFAS
- a CDS encoding ABC transporter permease, yielding MSGAEATFGVDTAITSQKTATRVSPIAWFAGPVWLLAALLTWRWPDADDFPATDALAAGFAVVGVALLVGAALKLLRERAAWAVALGLGLGAWEVVQAKLLLLPRPFFGTPQDLLDVFLTDWSRLGNSLLHSLGLLLVGYGLGSLIGIATGIGLGRSLRFRYWAHPVLRMIGPLPPVALLPLAFVMIPSSWVAGEALMMLASAFPVAVLTWSGISAVDPAFHDVARTMGAKERFLVFHVALPAALPQIFVGLFMGLGASFAMLVVAEMLGVKAGLGFYMQWAQGWAAYPNMYAALVVMSVMCTGLITLLFRVRDKLLVWQKDGLKW
- a CDS encoding ABC transporter ATP-binding protein; the protein is MFQDPTLYPWRTVRQNVALSQDISGKRDRRAVEEAIRLVGLNGFEKAWPHQLSGGMAQRTALARALVNHPRMLILDEPLGKLDALTRLTMQTELHRLWKERDFTAIMVTHDVDEALFLATRVIVLGGANRSRVLSDIRVDAPFQRHRDDPYFLKLRREILLQLGYSAASPL
- a CDS encoding ATP-binding cassette domain-containing protein; this encodes MVTAQLKAPGEELALHVRGVEHGYQIDGAYRPVIHEMNLNVEAGEFVALLGPSGCGKSTLLRLIAGLEKPAAGWIEVDGQPVTGPGPDRTGS